The genomic region CTGCCCTGAAAGACAGTGGGGTCTTGATCTTTGGCATTGGAACCAGAAATTCCAGCAGAGAGGTTCAAGGGATTGCCACTGATCCTAGTTTTTCCCAGTCTGTTTCTGAATTCACTGACCTCCCCAGCGTCCAGGAGCAGTTTTTCTCCACACTCATAACTGTACAAGTTGAGGCCACACCCAAAACCCCAACAGTCATAGGTAAGAACGGATGCGTTATCTAGGACAACTAAAACAACACACATATTTCAGTCTCAGGTTCATTGaagcaatgttaacatattttctgttttgtttctGAAACTCTTAGTGGACCAAAGCATTGCCAGAAAGGATGTAGTATTCCTGCTGGATGGTTCTGATGGCACTAGGAATGGCTTTCCAGCAATGCGTGACTTTGTTCAAAGAGTGGTAGAGAAACTCActgtggaggagaacagagatcGCGTGTCTGTGGTCCAGTATAGCAGAGAATCAGAGGCCCACTTCTATCTGAACACTTACACAACAAAGGAAGACGTTGTGGACACCGTAAGAGGCCTGAGGCACAAAGGAGGGAgacccctcaacactggggcagcTCTCCAGTATGTCAGGGACAATGTCTTTACTGCCTCCTCCGGAAGTCGGCGCACTGAAGGTGTTCCACAGATTCTGATACTGCTGAATGGTGGAAGGTCCTTTGACAATGTAGATACACCAGCGTCTGCACTCAAGGAGCTTGGTGTCTTGGTGTTTGGAATTGGAACAAGGAGCTCTGATAGCAGAGAATTACAAAAAATATCCCATGACCCCAGTTATGCTCTTTCCGTGTCTGAATTTACTGACCTCCCCAACGTCCAACAGCAGCTTCTTTCTGCTATGAGCACTGTCATTGTACAGGTCACAACCATGACACCAACAGTAAAAACAACAATTCTAGGTAAGATAAATATGGTTTTGATCAGTTCCATTTTCACTCTTACATCAGAATTTGAGTATTTGATAGCTTTGATATTTTAGGTAGATGCCTCCCGAGGCCTTTCATGTTGGATTTATTTCGTACCTCTGTAGGAATGTTCTCTATGATAGCACTCAGTCCAATGCACACATTGACACTTTCTTTGAATGGTTGTTTGAGATTAGGGAAAGGGATGACTGTCATGTGAAGGAAGCAGCTTTGATCTGTTTTTCCCTTACCTATGCATCATTTAATAAAACTCTTTTTTCTGAACATTCACATTCTCTAGTTGAGAGTCAGGCTCCCAGGAGGGATGTCGTGTTCTTGCTGGATGGATCTGATGGCACTAGGAGTGGATTCCCAGCAATGCGGGACTTTGTTCAAAGAGTAGTGGAGACACTCGGTGTGGATGAGAACAAAGATCGCGTGGCTGTggtccagtacagtagagatcCAGCCGCCCAATTCTATctgaacacatacacaacaaaaGGAGAGATTCTCAACACTGTAAGAGGTCTGAGGCACAAAGGTGGGAGACCTCTCAACACTGGAGCAGCTCTCCAGTACGTGAGAGACAATGTCTTGACTGCCTCCTCCGGAAGTCGACGCACTGAAGGTGTTCCACAGTTACTGATCCTGCTGAGTGGTGGAAGGTCCTTTGACAATGTTGACACTCCAGCTTCTGCTCTGAAGGAGCTTGGGGTCTTGATCTTTGGAATTGGAACAAGGAGCTCTGATAGCAGAGAATTGCAGAGGATATCACATGATCCCAGttacgctctgtctgtctctgacttcaCTGACCTTCCAAACATCCAGCAGCAACTTCTGTCCTCCGTGGAGTCAGTTGTTATTGACGTTACGCCAGAATCGACAACAGATTTAGGTATGTGTCATCACTGTTAATTGAGAGTCACGAAGTGTTAGTAAAATGTCAGCTGAGTCTTAGAAACAACGGTATAATTTGACCACAAGCCCCACATTTCAACTGTCTGACTGACATAATCTATTTATTTTCTCAGTTGATCATGACACCTCCAGAAAGGATGTGGTATTCCTTGTGGATGGTTCTGATGGCACAAGGAATGGATTCCCAGCAATGCGTGATTTTGTTCAGAGAGTA from Oncorhynchus masou masou isolate Uvic2021 chromosome 29, UVic_Omas_1.1, whole genome shotgun sequence harbors:
- the LOC135519904 gene encoding collagen alpha-3(VI) chain-like, with protein sequence MRDFVQRVVEKLTVEENRDRVSVVQYSRESEAHFYLNTYTTKEDVVDTVRGLRHKGGRPLNTGAALQYVRDNVFTASSGSRRTEGVPQILILLNGGRSFDNVDTPASALKELGVLVFGIGTRSSDSRELQKISHDPSYALSVSEFTDLPNVQQQLLSAMSTVIVQVTTMTPTVKTTILVESQAPRRDVVFLLDGSDGTRSGFPAMRDFVQRVVETLGVDENKDRVAVVQYSRDPAAQFYLNTYTTKGEILNTVRGLRHKGGRPLNTGAALQYVRDNVLTASSGSRRTEGVPQLLILLSGGRSFDNVDTPASALKELGVLIFGIGTRSSDSRELQRISHDPSYALSVSDFTDLPNIQQQLLSSVESVVIDVTPESTTDLGMCHHC